The DNA region ctcgttttattaatttggaTGTTAGCATTCTTACTGATAAATGGTATGGCGAGAGTCAAAAATTGACCGCTGCTGTATTTTCATTGGCTGTAAAACTTCAACCGTGCATCATCTTTATAGATGAAATAGGTTAAttgaatgaataatataattttttgtcatGGTGCGATAGTTTCTTACTTGGCTGTATTATCTATGTTTCATTATCTTCGACTCCATCAGATTCCTTTTTGAGAGCACGCAATTCGCAAGATCATGAGGCAACGGCTATGATGAAAGCACAATTTATGTCAATGTGGGATGGTCTAATAACCGATCCATCTTGTACCGTGATCGTAATGGGAGCAACAAACAGACCTCAAGATTTAGACAGAGCTATTCTAAGGCGTATGCCTGCTACTTTCTATATAGGATTACCTGTAAtacacaaattatatattattgtctttcgatatttttttattttctataagatcatatttcattgttataGAATGAAGAACAGAGAATACAAGTTCTAAAGTTAATATTGCAGCATGAACCAATTGCAGACAAtgtagatattaaaaagattgcTAAAATGACGGAAGGTTTTTCTGGCTCGGATTTGCAAGAACTGTGTAGAAATGCATCTGTATATCGTGTTAGAGATTATCTACGAACACATGCACAGTAAATATCAGCGaatatagcaaaaaaaaaatgttttgttaTGGGGgaaatattgagaaaaatatttgaaatttttatctttaaatttgTAGAGATATAGGCGAAACAAGTGCAAGTACTAGTACAGACGACGAAGAATTTCACGATGCCGTACGTCCTATAACGATGGAAGACCTTCTCACGTCCTACAGGAAGTTAAAAACATCTAAGTTGCATACAGGCACCTTAAATTCTGTTAGGTTAGATTTAGATTAAATACAAGAAGATCGAGATTATCGGCATGTAATGCATTaactaatttttattcaataagtcggattacgtttaataaaacaaagatcTTACAGTCGGAACAGTTATATAACTGTGCTCGATCTTTTTACAAAGATAAATACTTGCAGAAGATTTCATGATGTATGGAAATATAAAGTCATAATTGTCCGAGTATATGCacattatcttcttttttatttatttattttttttttcatttatttatttagtggAATTATAGCAAGATTCATTAgacttctttaaaaaatttgacatAAGTATGTTCAAAATATTGAATCTTCCATATGTACATttcaattagaaaatttcatgCAAATGAAATCTTCCAACTATACTTATTGTCATTGTTGTTTTCAGAGTATACACAATAATTGTGAAAAACCTATTCACATTTGGACATTCATTTATTAgaagtttataatatttattgttttttaggGAAGATACACTTTTTGTGAACTTTGGATTAGATAATTCATGAAATCAGATATCTTGTATAAATGAACACATAAAACTATTCTGAGtcctattaatatataactgAATATGTAACTAAAAATAATGTTGTATGTATCCATTGTATAGAATCAGTTCTGTTTTGAAGacagtaatatattatataatataatcacaATAGGAATACGTAAGTGAAACTTAAGAGaacaacttttctttttaattcaaacGTTGTTGGATTATCTATAAAAGcagattaaattattctttctatgATCTATAACTTATTTTACAAAGTTATATCGCTGTTATCTGAGGCTGAAATGATATTTAGATAAAATGTACAATTTGAAGTAATAGTACAatgtgagaagaaaaaaaaatatgtggtATTATATTTTGCACAAAGTTTATGCTTATatagttgaaaaagaaaagaattttatctgCGACATATTGAAATCAATtcatcatataaatatatatctcataATCAGTAGAATGTGTACGTAACAGAAGGATTTGTCTcaatttagatatattaataattaagtttCATTATCTGATATGATCAGTGGACATGTTTAACTTCAAATTTTAagatatcgtagaaaataaagtttCGAATATGGCACATATTCACATTTCGAAGGGAATATGAAAGAgcagaaacaaagaaaaaaaaaaacaccaaAAAATACGtctaatatagatattattaaaaaacgcTTTGTTTCTAAACCACTGCGAAGTTTGAATgtatgcaaataaaaaaagaagattttgtACGTCGCGGCGTTTAATCCATATTGTAACatataaattcgtaaaatgaatttaaattgtaaatttaaaatcCGTGCGTGTATAATTCGATACGTAGTGGCTGTGTAGTTATTCGAAATTTGAAGCTCGTTGTCGATTGGTCGACGTTATCGCATATCGATTATAATCGACCAATGAGCGTTCAAGAAGAGAGCATGTCGCACACGTACGACATCGACAAGAGTGGAGTTGATTGGTCGGCGAAGAGAAAACCAAGCGCGCATGCGCGCCAAGCGAGACAGCGGAGCGCCGCCATCGTTCGGTGAGAATTTCCAGGAACCAAACTcactgagaaagaaagatagagagagatagagatagagaccaAGAGCGAGCCAGGACAAAGCCTCTGCCCTCCCTTGTAATGCCGCGGTGTAAGCGGTCTATCGTCATCATCCATTCTCCTCCGTACGAGAAACGACTGTGGTGTATGCACGCGACATGAACGCGTTGTCGTGAATGGCGCCGGTGGTGAAAAGTTTGGCTGTGCAAGTTTTACCAATAATTCCGTTTAACAGTCGCCTATGGAAGCAGTATTTGAGATGGACGCTTACGAGGAGTAGCACCACTTCCGTTCGCTAATTAAGCGTGGCTTTTcgctcccttttctttttgttttttttttttcttttgtttctttcctttgctttttttcgtttcctcccCCTCTTAGCGGTTACCACATACACGAAGCATCTCGATAGTACATATACGTACCTCGCGCGCGTGAATTAGGAGCGGACGATTGCAAGGCTAAAAGAACGCGGAGGAAAGCGaaagaagagacagacagaaagagagaaaaaaacgagaaaaatgcGCCTCGACGTAGAGAGAAGAGCGTGGAGAACGCTCGGATTCCAGTATGAGTGTCCGTAAAAGCGGACGACGAATATCGACGAGACTCGCTCGGTTATAAAGTGGACGGACAGCCGTGCGCTGCAACACACCTGCACGGTGTGCACGCTCCGATGCGTTGTTGGTGAGTGTGTGCGTCtactgtctttctttctttctatctatatcatcatatatatatatatatatatgtgtgtgttatgtgtgtgtatatatatacacatatatctgtatataatatatatatatatctatctatctcccttcCCCGGCAGGCGCGTGTATGCGCGGTTGGCTGCTGCGTACGCGTGCGTGTCCCCTCTCATCGCGAATCCCGCTATATTCGGTGTATATACGTCCGTGTGAAGGAGAGCGCTCACGTACGTTGACACGAGTACATTGGTGTCGCACCTTCTCAACGTCGTAGATGATCCGAGAAAACGTGTGTATCGTTGTTCCCTGTCTACGAGagatacacgtatgtatatatgtgtaatatacgTGTGTCACTCGCGGTAGTAAACCATCGTCACTACCACCACACCACActacaccaccaccaccatcaccacatCGACGTCGCgtcgtgtgtatgtgtatgtatatactgtgCGCAGCCGCCGCGCGCGAACCAACACGCATGAATCCGCGCGAGTgccgtatacgtatgtactcgTGTAAAATGAATATGTGTCTTGGACGCGAGTAAGCGTCGTGTGTCGTACGTAGAGTACGACGAGCAAGTGTTCCGATTCTGACACGATGACACGACCGTGCTAAGAAAACGTGGGACGACAGTGAGTCGTGCGGTCGCGAGTGTTTCGAGAGACGCGTTCGATCGTGTGTTATCTTCTATACTTCGCCGTTGCTCCTTCTCGATGCAGGAAGACGAACTCGTCGAAGATAGCAATTTCGAATTAGAGGTCTGCTGCGTTTCATCGTCGCAGGACACGCCGTGATCTCGCGTAGGAGAACGGACggagtgtatgtgtgtgtgtgtgtgagagtgagagagagagagagagagagagagagaaagaaagagtgagagagtgaaaaagagagggagagaaagaaagagagagagagagagagagagaagtggatATCGATGAACATGGTTCGAACGTTTCTGGCCGGTTTTTCAACGAGCACGAAAGATCGAGGATCTTTCGATACGAGAATCGTGTCTCTCTCGCGAGAAGTTCGTTAAATTCTATGCGAGCAATATGTGAAAAGGCATCGCTTCATCGAGAAGACGAAATAGCCCGAACGATGTGCCAGTGAAACTGGCGTAAAAAACGTATCGTGCGTCGAAGAGGCTCTCCGGCATTGCAAATGGTGCTTAACCTAACCTTTCGTTCTTCTCCGCTCGTCGTCACGGTTTTTCTCGCTGCGGAGCGCGTTCTTTCGAGATCTCGCAGGGAACTgaaattggaaagaaagaatctaaAACACCGAAATCGTGCACCTTTTTTGCATTCGTAATTGtacgttaatttttcttcttcttttttttttttttttttttttttttatcgaagaacatcgattttttttttttcatctcccCGATATATAAAGTCGATCGTACGATTACGATTctaacttccttttttttctctcctttctcacTTCGTAATTCGTCTTCTTTCATAAGTTACTAAATGTTCTGTCGCGAAGAAACGTTTTCGGTCTCTAATCATTTCTTAATGAGCTTTACGATCGACCATTTCGAAgtcagttttttcttttcttttcttttcttttttttgttttgtttttattttaaagttaCATACgcattgatatttaaattaattgtgATTCCTGATATATGATAAATCTCCCACAGAGAGATTTGCATCCGTATCATACTGAcataacgtttcttttttatctattcgaTTGATCGTTCTAAAGGAAAGTTATTGCATCTCTAGTGTTTGTCCTCAGACAGCAGTGGTGGTGGTTATTCGTGTCAGCATTCGGTGGAAACACGAGATCAGAATCTAAGGGAGATATTTTGAACGCTAGGTCTTCGTCCTTTGTTTAAGAACCACGAATCCAGTGGTCGTTATAAAATCTTTGATTTCTGAATAAGAGCATAAAGAGCAGTGTTTGCTCACGTTTTGTGTTGTGCAATGTGGTTCTGTAAAACAAAGCTCTAATTTTGTGTAAGCTGACATTTCAATACTTGCGTcaagctgctgctgctgctgctggtggtggtggtggtggtggtggttgtagAGTGACGTTACAACCGGATTGGAACAAAGTTATCAAACGTTatggaagaaagataaaaagtctCTATGAAATGGATAATAAAAGGAACACATGCTTTGGGAATTGATGGGTATATGCTTTTCCTGCAGGAGACCTACTAGCAGCAGGTTGAACAGTAAGATCTCTGAGCATATTTCGGCGTCGGTAACTCCCCTCCATGTTTGTCTGGAGGAACAAAGAGGACCAGAACTGGGCTTATGTGACGCCTCAGCTCACAAGCCAcaggtatattttttatattctgtaTCTGTAAGATTTAATTTATAGTATAAATcgtaaatgattttaattagatttatCTCTTTAAACAGGTCAAAAAGGTTTTTGAAAATTACAAAGCACAAGAAGAGGCTGCAGAGGAAAAATTGGAGATTGGACTAGTTGTAATTGATATCGGAGAGGTGGAGCAAAACCAGCCGAGTATGGCCAATACTATTAGTAATATGAAAATGACTAACCCCATAAAGGGGCTTGTCAGTAAACGTCGTAAACGTTTCAAAGAAGATGGCTTCGATCTTGATCTCACATGTAACCTttcgaatttataatttaaactaTTCGTTTATAAGTATTCATTGTATACAGGTGCAAAACGCGTTATTACATATTccttaattttattgtaaatagaTATACGAGACAATTTAATAGCTATGGGATTTCCTGCTGAAAAGTTGGAAGGAGTATACAGAAATCATATTGATGATGTTGTCAAACTGCTAGAATCTAAACATAAGgatcattataaaatttataacttgtaaatatcacttttttattttatttaattctatattatttttgtacctataataatttttttcaattttctccctttctagGTGTTCCGAGAGGTCCTACGATTTTAACAAGTTTAAGCAAAGAGTTGCTACGTATGCATTCGATGATCATAATCCACCAAGGTTGGAACAAATTAAGCCATTTTGCGAAGATGTACACACGTGGCTTTCTTTGCATAAAGAAAATGTAGCAGTAGTTCACTGTAAAGCAGGTAAAGGACGAACTGGTGTTATGGTATGTTGCTACCTTCTTCACAGCAAACAGTTCCCCACTGCCACAGAAGCTCTTAACTATTATGGTACCAAAAGAACACACGATAGGTAGGTTCTTTTTTAACCGCTTCGCCGTACTAcgctaatattattatttctatataataatagtatatgatataaaattttgtaattaggAAAGGAGTAACAATACCTTCCCAAAGGAGGTACGTGGGTTATTATGCTACTCTCGTTCAAGAGGGTCTAAATTACCAGCCAATTACATTAATTCTACGAAAAATTCAATTGGATCCAGTTCCCATTTTTAACGGGGGCCAAGGCTGTAAGGAGAATGATAATTTAcattaatcgtttaaatattaaaataatatgatacatTCTAATTTATGATCTATATTTTAGATCTGCATTTTGTAATATCCGAATCAAATAAGAAGGTATTTAGTTCAGAAGTTCACGAGGTACGAAAAGGAATGCATTCTATTTGTATTCCGTTACAACATAATGTGGCTCTAACAGGTGATATTCGAGTGGACTTCTATAATAGGccaaaaatgaagagaaaggtATACGATTAcagtttctataaaaatatctctttgCGCTTGTTAATCGacttgaaaattattctattgttCTTAGGAAAAGCTGTTCCACTTTTggtttaatacattttttgtaCGCGATCACGTTTCATCCGAGTATGATAACGGGGAATTACCGGTTGAACGATCGACGAGGGCATTGAGTTGCGATGGTACAGCCATGGAATTACCGATGGTGATGTCACATGTAAAACCCCGAACAGGATCTCTAGCTAGCCTTGGACCCATGCCACCTACTCTTGTTTTGAGCATAGACAAGTGGGGCTTAGACGACGCACATAAAGACAAACATCACAAAATCTACAGTGCAGATTTTAAAGTGAGTTCTACCGTCGATTATCGGCCGATTATCGTTCCTAAATTTGTATCTCATAACAATATTTACTAATTTCAGGTTAGTTTATTTATGCACCGAGTTGGTGGAAGTAATTCGCCGGCTGTGCCAGCGACAACGAATAGGTTGGGAGAGGGTGTACAAATAGGAATGGGTGGTCAGGAAACGCCCAGCGAATCCAGTGAAGCGGATAGCAGTGAATGCGATACAACGGGAGATGAAGATGGTTGGGAATCTGGTGAGTCTTCTGCATCTCTGGTGGTGAATCACCACAATCTTACACACAGCAGTAGCCATACACATGTTAATACCCACCAAAGAACTAGTCTCAGAGAAACAGCTAAAGGTTTACTCTCACGTGGAGATAAAAGTAGGAATAGTCCTAGGCAAAGCACGGCTAGTGTAAAACGTTCTTCAACATTTGTTCGTTCATCCACGTTAGATACATAGTCGATTCGTTGATCTTGGAAACTCTTAGAAACTGAGTTCTTTCAACTGGCATTAAACTTTGCAGATTTATGTAACTTCAGTTTTTAAGTTTGAAAAGATTTGtagcgtgtgtgtgtatatatatatgtatgtatatatatacatatatacatatatattatataaatagtatgcacacatgcatacacatattctgttttatacataaacacacacacacacacacacacacacactattgCTTGTTAAGAGAGTACAATTTAAagacatttattatttgacTTTTCCGCACTATTTCAGCATGAAATGTGGTAAAGCATCTACCAAAAATGCATaaggattcttttttattttgatcatGGTTGGAAATTCTTGTAATCCCGTCTTGTATGacatttgcttctttttccagttagaataaatattgtcaaaatatattaatctttcattgaaaaattagtcattttattaatcttacaAATAGTAATGAGAAATCTCTTGGTTAATTGTAATAGGAGaatacaaacaaaattttacattcgataatcttctttattttttgttacaatAATGAAATTCTGCCGACACGTATTTGTGAAAGTGAACGTAATAATGTTTAGAGATCTAATCTATCTTATCCTAATCTATTTTCTCATGCAAAGAGTATGgtacatattaaaattatacaaatctTACCACAGCACAAAATTAGAAGTTTTTGTTgcactattatattatttgcatGTCTTACAGCAACTCCTTGCCTTTTTTGGGTATTGGGGATTATTAACAACTATTGATAAGTAATTAagaatctatttttaattgatcctCTTATTGATTATTCTATCTGTTTCTACAGTATTAAGTGTTTAATCCAATTTATTTTGAACAACTTTATAAAATTGCTTCTGGAATTATGATATAGGATTATTGTAAATAGTACATTTTCAATGTGGTAGTTCTTGCTTCTAAACAAGTTTGTAACTTCCATGTGACAtattaatatacgatatagTACATTTCAATCATCAAATATGTTTGTCGTATTTCTAACTATACATGCATATAGTAGAATTACAAacattattgattttattagtTTATAACATAAGATGTCTATATCTGCTCAGGCATAAAAAAACTTGTTAAATTtagatttctatttctattaaaaatagagagtgtatcttgataatatataaaaaaaaaaacgttataGTGATGATTAGTACTTTGGAAATACCAAAGTCAATTTGTGTATAGACTGctacaaataattatagtaagagtttgtaaaataatattgacaatgatatatgtatcaagagatttcttctgttttatttttcttttctttttttctatttttatcatgtaaagaaattttttctaaacacTATTCATTAGGCTGTGCAATGtttaaactttttttccccttgaTATTTCCCATACAACCAAACATTCATTTAACATCAAAACACATTTTGTttaatcaaacaaaaaaaaaaaaaatatgtatttcacTGTAGAATATACTAATCTTAATAATTGAGTTAAAGGTAGCAGTAAAGCgttatatacgaaaatatttaaaagataccTGATAAAAATAtgctaatataaaaataataaacttctTCATTgcacattttattatttagttgTAGAGATATAATCAATGTTATCAAAAGATAATCTCTATCACAAATATTGAACAGTGCGTATCTTACAGATACGcgagtatttataaatactataaaatatacagTTTTAAAGAGCGGtcttaaaattgatattttatacatgTTCAAATTTGtgattattaatatgaaaacTGTGTACCTCTCTGCAAAGTGAGAACAgggaaaatttaattcttattttgaattgtatgaatttaaattatattattaaattagtaATTTTCAGTTAGGCTGGTGCTTACTTACTTTAAGCAAAAGTTGAAAAATCAGTTTATAAGGGACCTATAGAATTcagatttaaagaaaaaatcagaATTTAGTTTATCAATGAATTAAAATCGTCTTTCTaccgtttatatatatatatatttctctttttaatatatacaaagatcACACACAATTTTAACTTAGTTTACTGTTGAAAAGCGAGTAATGGTGTTTAGGTACTACAAGTtgataataagtaaaatacaGTCTGGCTTTAGGGTCATTATTAGTTGGAAATAATTGGAATTTGATTCTAGAAGCATGTTTCTAAAATGTTGTTTGCatgaaattattgtaatattgatttttcagttttgatatataagtgtaattatttttgtaaatttgtatttatttttttcatttataaacatCTATTTAAAAGCTATTATTTTTGcaggaaattatttttcattatacactaatttatattacacaatctatctatataaaatgacatataatgtttctatatgtcataaaattaataataatgtgtgtatgtgtatgtatgtatatatatatatatatatatatatcatactttcagttatattatataaaaaatttatgtagtTATGaggtatatatagaaattaatagaaCTTTTGTATAAATCAAATGAATAGTACAAAGGTGTATTACATTAATacgtttttatcgttaaaagaaaacaaagaaaaaagaaaaaaaaaagaaaaaaaaaagaaaaaagaaaaatatgacaaGCAACATAATTCGATATAGTGTAAgagtctataaaaaaataaatctaatttttaGAAGGGTATCCCTGAAGCCAGCATcgttcggttttttttttttttatccaaacACAACAATCTTGTAAATATGTAGTGTTAATTACTATAGATGTATTAGTAACAATTTACtgtttacaataatatatacatcattTACAAGATATTGCGTCTGGATGTTCACATACATAagtattttgtctttttttaaaaaaatattattccttaATAGTCATTAGTACTTTAAACTTAATACTGCTTTTTACATTGTATAAATGTACAGTCGAAGATACAATTTTATACTTCTGAAAGTAAAATGCACGATTATCTATTATTGTTCTTATCGTCAATatgcaaaacaaaaaatcaatatttttccttaATGCTTTTTATACAGTTTTAAAATTTGCCTGTAACGTTGGAATATCAGAGCCCTAtgacatttataattttgttctaaTCCTTGTATTATATTGCATGTtggtaatttataataaaaaaaaaaattaaagagattGTTGTATAATGTCTGAAACATATAAAATCTGTGAGACAcatttattaacgattatataataattatatttgtgatactatatattacttattattattattattattattattattattattattattattattattattattattataattactattattatctctataccgttgttatattataattatcattaccacaattattattacaaatgctACTGCTGTTACTATTATTCTCAATATCACCATCAGAGACATACCTGCTATTATTATCACAATTAAACTGTTAATGGTTTTTAAATACAATGTTGTGTTACAAGCGTACTTttgtatttcatattttacaaataagaacacgcacgcacatacatatacatgagAATGTGTCTACAATGTATTCATGTCTCCTACTTTTTTACAGAATGTATAATACATTGTTCTCTCATCGATCCAATGATTTGAGTAATAATGATTAGTTATGaacatatagatatttaatttctacttTTTAGTTATCTAcgctattataatattttttactattataattcCAGTATTtacttctattatatataatatttgagaCTTCCCCCGTTTGTGACTGCTTTTCCGAAGGTACAAAgtgaaattctatatatatatatatatatatatatatatatatatacatatatatatatatcgtttctttatttctttaatatatcattagcgtatttctttaattataactTTTAGCGTATGCGGTGTAATGGATATGCATTGATGAGTAGCGGTAAAGTTTCAGAGTTATTTTCTTACATGTAATATTGTATTGCCATAATTAGAAAGTCATTGTACGAGACACGAGTGTGTATTAtgataaatgttttttcatCATCTGTGAACAGCTTTTATTCTCACCGAAATTTCGATAATACGTagcgaaatattttctcagaTCGGTGCATCTGCTTTCCTTGCACTCTATTCCTTGCATGCTGCGTGTAAGTACATTATTGCAAGTTATATTATCCTTCTTCGTGTAACATTTACACACagacatgtgtatatatatatatatatatatatatatatatatatatatatacacgttacatttttatgtaaacGCATCACATGAGAAGGGTAGAAGTGGCAAATGCGAGTGActataattatctattttcttctttctataaaaaaaaatcctttcgTGTTCTTTATTGCATGTTTATCATTATGAATGTACATAAGAAAAGTGctacatatttctttaacccgagatcagaaaaaaaaagtaattgaatGATTCATCCGAtcgaattgtaaaaatttctttaacaacatcattaacaaatttcatttaatatccTAAGTTTATGtcaataatatagatatacgtatatattatgaatGTTATTAAtgtgaaattattattgagtTAAAGAGATATTTGTAACTTGAGAGAAAATAGCACTATGTCCTCttcaatattaattgttaacaATAATACCATTTAatattgatgataataataataataataataacaacaataataatgataacaacaacaacaataataataataataataataataataatacgatgtCAGAATAACCGTAGATAGTGACTGACTGATTGTATCTATATGTCTGTTCGCCCATAGTGGACATGGATCAACGCGTTGGCCGGTATCGTCTACTATCTGATGGAGGGATGATAGATCTTTTGTGAGCACATCGCACATCACCCTTATTCATCTTTCAACTACCGTGTCAATGTTATCTTTAGTTATCAGATAAACATCATTAAATGTACAAAGTAAATGAGCTGATAGGTCTCTGCCATATTCGTGTTTTACGTTTAAGATTTTGACAATGTGAAATTTGTTcgcaaaatatttcttcttcttcttcttcttctctttttttgatttgttttttctttttcttttttttttctttttttttttctattta from Vespula pensylvanica isolate Volc-1 chromosome 12, ASM1446617v1, whole genome shotgun sequence includes:
- the LOC122633266 gene encoding phosphatidylinositol 3,4,5-trisphosphate 3-phosphatase and dual-specificity protein phosphatase PTEN isoform X3: MLWELMGICFSCRRPTSSRLNSKISEHISASVTPLHVCLEEQRGPELGLCDASAHKPQVKKVFENYKAQEEAAEEKLEIGLVVIDIGEVEQNQPSMANTISNMKMTNPIKGLVSKRRKRFKEDGFDLDLTYIRDNLIAMGFPAEKLEGVYRNHIDDVVKLLESKHKDHYKIYNLCSERSYDFNKFKQRVATYAFDDHNPPRLEQIKPFCEDVHTWLSLHKENVAVVHCKAGKGRTGVMVCCYLLHSKQFPTATEALNYYGTKRTHDRKGVTIPSQRRYVGYYATLVQEGLNYQPITLILRKIQLDPVPIFNGGQGYLHFVISESNKKVFSSEVHEVRKGMHSICIPLQHNVALTGDIRVDFYNRPKMKRKEKLFHFWFNTFFVRDHVSSEYDNGELPVERSTRALSCDGTAMELPMVMSHVKPRTGSLASLGPMPPTLVLSIDKWGLDDAHKDKHHKIYSADFKVSLFMHRVGGSNSPAVPATTNRLGEGVQIGMGGQETPSESSEADSSECDTTGDEDGWESVDMDQRVGRYRLLSDGGMIDLL
- the LOC122633266 gene encoding phosphatidylinositol 3,4,5-trisphosphate 3-phosphatase and dual-specificity protein phosphatase PTEN isoform X5, encoding MLWELMGICFSCRRPTSSRLNSKISEHISASVTPLHVCLEEQRGPELGLCDASAHKPQVKKVFENYKAQEEAAEEKLEIGLVVIDIGEVEQNQPSMANTISNMKMTNPIKGLVSKRRKRFKEDGFDLDLTYIRDNLIAMGFPAEKLEGVYRNHIDDVVKLLESKHKDHYKIYNLCSERSYDFNKFKQRVATYAFDDHNPPRLEQIKPFCEDVHTWLSLHKENVAVVHCKAGKGRTGVMVCCYLLHSKQFPTATEALNYYGTKRTHDRKGVTIPSQRRYVGYYATLVQEGLNYQPITLILRKIQLDPVPIFNGGQGYLHFVISESNKKVFSSEVHEVRKGMHSICIPLQHNVALTGDIRVDFYNRPKMKRKEKLFHFWFNTFFVRDHVSSEYDNGELPVERSTRALSCDGTAMELPMVMSHVKPRTGSLASLGPMPPTLVLSIDKWGLDDAHKDKHHKIYSADFKVSLFMHRVGGSNSPAVPATTNRLGEGVQIGMGGQETPSESSEADSSECDTTGDEDGWESA
- the LOC122633266 gene encoding phosphatidylinositol 3,4,5-trisphosphate 3-phosphatase and dual-specificity protein phosphatase PTEN isoform X1 — encoded protein: MLWELMGICFSCRRPTSSRLNSKISEHISASVTPLHVCLEEQRGPELGLCDASAHKPQVKKVFENYKAQEEAAEEKLEIGLVVIDIGEVEQNQPSMANTISNMKMTNPIKGLVSKRRKRFKEDGFDLDLTYIRDNLIAMGFPAEKLEGVYRNHIDDVVKLLESKHKDHYKIYNLCSERSYDFNKFKQRVATYAFDDHNPPRLEQIKPFCEDVHTWLSLHKENVAVVHCKAGKGRTGVMVCCYLLHSKQFPTATEALNYYGTKRTHDRKGVTIPSQRRYVGYYATLVQEGLNYQPITLILRKIQLDPVPIFNGGQGYLHFVISESNKKVFSSEVHEVRKGMHSICIPLQHNVALTGDIRVDFYNRPKMKRKEKLFHFWFNTFFVRDHVSSEYDNGELPVERSTRALSCDGTAMELPMVMSHVKPRTGSLASLGPMPPTLVLSIDKWGLDDAHKDKHHKIYSADFKVSLFMHRVGGSNSPAVPATTNRLGEGVQIGMGGQETPSESSEADSSECDTTGDEDGWESGESSASLVVNHHNLTHSSSHTHVNTHQRTSLRETAKGLLSRGDKSRNSPRQSTASVKRSSTFVRSSTLDT
- the LOC122633266 gene encoding phosphatidylinositol 3,4,5-trisphosphate 3-phosphatase and dual-specificity protein phosphatase PTEN isoform X2 translates to MRCWRPTSSRLNSKISEHISASVTPLHVCLEEQRGPELGLCDASAHKPQVKKVFENYKAQEEAAEEKLEIGLVVIDIGEVEQNQPSMANTISNMKMTNPIKGLVSKRRKRFKEDGFDLDLTYIRDNLIAMGFPAEKLEGVYRNHIDDVVKLLESKHKDHYKIYNLCSERSYDFNKFKQRVATYAFDDHNPPRLEQIKPFCEDVHTWLSLHKENVAVVHCKAGKGRTGVMVCCYLLHSKQFPTATEALNYYGTKRTHDRKGVTIPSQRRYVGYYATLVQEGLNYQPITLILRKIQLDPVPIFNGGQGYLHFVISESNKKVFSSEVHEVRKGMHSICIPLQHNVALTGDIRVDFYNRPKMKRKEKLFHFWFNTFFVRDHVSSEYDNGELPVERSTRALSCDGTAMELPMVMSHVKPRTGSLASLGPMPPTLVLSIDKWGLDDAHKDKHHKIYSADFKVSLFMHRVGGSNSPAVPATTNRLGEGVQIGMGGQETPSESSEADSSECDTTGDEDGWESGESSASLVVNHHNLTHSSSHTHVNTHQRTSLRETAKGLLSRGDKSRNSPRQSTASVKRSSTFVRSSTLDT